One part of the Bradyrhizobium sp. CB1650 genome encodes these proteins:
- a CDS encoding HlyC/CorC family transporter: MDWLGLSIVVFCLLISAFFAASETALTGASRASMLRLTKQGNHDAVIVSKLIENRERLIGALLLGNNIANIGASAIATGIFTTWFGEVGVLYATGVMTALVVVFAEVLPKTIAINAPDRLALAVARPMRLTVFILGPVLSVVETIVRMLMRLFGVTIGEHQAILSPTERLRGAVDLLHHEGKVEKHDRDMLGGLLDLRELQVSDVMIHRTEMMMINADLPPEELVREVLATEYTRIPLWRDKPENIIGVLHAKDLLRAIRASDGDTSRIDVSTIALPPWFVPEMRPVSEQLKAFRRRKTHFALVVDEYGEVEGLVTLEDILEEIVGDISDEHDVVVAGVRAQPDGSVVVDGSVPIRDLNRAMDWRLPDEEATTVAGLVIHEARSIPDRGQSFTFHGFRFRVLRRERNRITALRISPVPREPEVEEAKPRRAGTSF; encoded by the coding sequence ATGGACTGGCTCGGACTCTCCATCGTCGTCTTCTGCCTCTTGATCTCGGCGTTCTTCGCCGCGAGCGAGACCGCGCTGACCGGCGCCTCGCGCGCCAGCATGCTGCGGCTGACCAAGCAGGGCAATCACGACGCCGTAATCGTCTCAAAGCTGATCGAGAACCGCGAGCGGTTGATCGGCGCGCTGCTGCTCGGCAACAACATCGCCAATATCGGCGCCTCCGCGATCGCGACCGGCATCTTCACCACCTGGTTCGGCGAGGTCGGCGTGCTCTACGCGACCGGCGTGATGACGGCGCTGGTCGTCGTGTTCGCCGAGGTGCTGCCCAAGACCATCGCGATCAACGCGCCGGACCGGCTTGCGCTTGCGGTGGCCCGCCCGATGCGGCTCACCGTGTTCATCCTGGGGCCTGTGCTCTCGGTGGTCGAGACCATCGTGCGGATGCTGATGCGGCTGTTCGGCGTCACCATCGGCGAGCATCAGGCGATCCTGTCGCCGACCGAACGCCTGCGCGGCGCGGTCGACCTCCTGCACCATGAGGGCAAGGTCGAGAAGCACGACCGCGACATGCTCGGCGGCCTCCTGGACCTGCGCGAGCTCCAGGTCTCCGACGTCATGATCCATCGTACCGAGATGATGATGATCAACGCCGACCTGCCGCCGGAGGAGCTGGTGCGCGAGGTCTTGGCGACCGAATACACCCGCATTCCACTCTGGCGCGACAAGCCGGAGAACATCATCGGCGTGCTCCACGCCAAGGATCTCTTGCGCGCGATAAGGGCTTCGGACGGCGATACCTCGCGCATCGACGTCTCCACCATCGCGCTGCCGCCCTGGTTCGTGCCGGAGATGCGCCCCGTCTCCGAGCAGCTCAAGGCGTTCCGCCGCCGCAAGACCCATTTCGCGCTCGTCGTCGACGAGTACGGCGAAGTCGAGGGCCTGGTGACGCTGGAAGACATCCTGGAGGAGATCGTCGGCGACATTTCCGACGAGCACGACGTCGTGGTGGCCGGCGTGCGCGCCCAGCCGGATGGCTCGGTCGTGGTCGACGGCTCGGTGCCGATCCGCGATCTCAACCGCGCCATGGACTGGCGCCTGCCCGATGAAGAGGCAACCACCGTGGCCGGCCTCGTCATTCACGAGGCGCGCTCGATCCCCGACCGCGGCCAGAGCTTCACCTTCCACGGCTTCCGCTTCCGCGTGCTCCGCCGCGAGCGCAACCGCATCACCGCCCTCCGTATTTCACCGGTGCCGCGCGAGCCCGAGGTCGAGGAAGCCAAGCCGAGGCGGGCAGGGACGTCGTTTTGA
- a CDS encoding BolA family transcriptional regulator, whose amino-acid sequence MAHMAIRDTISNKLQEAFTPESLQVVDESHLHEGHAGHRPNGETHFRVYIVSDAFKGKSRVERHRMINSALAAELSGGVHALAIHAQAPGEG is encoded by the coding sequence ATGGCTCATATGGCTATCAGAGACACTATCAGCAACAAGTTGCAGGAAGCTTTCACACCGGAAAGCCTGCAAGTCGTCGACGAGTCACATTTGCATGAGGGCCACGCCGGCCACAGGCCGAACGGCGAGACACACTTCCGCGTGTATATCGTGTCTGACGCCTTCAAAGGGAAGAGCCGGGTCGAGCGCCATCGCATGATTAATTCGGCGCTGGCCGCGGAACTTTCCGGCGGCGTGCATGCATTGGCGATCCACGCGCAGGCACCGGGAGAGGGGTGA
- a CDS encoding DnaJ domain-containing protein — protein MPIDSSKFFDSIRVKPRGKQEAKPRETVVNCEWADCQNKGTHRAPKGRENSREYWHFCLDHVREYNQSYNFFSGMNADAVARYQKDALTGHRPTWKMGANGGVKKGAEAEIDGAFDPFSMFSEINGRANWRRGPEAQPKVETRKVMNAERKALQVMGLGPDATLADVKTKYKALVKQHHPDANGGDRSTEDRLIEIIKAYNYLKTVVKEA, from the coding sequence ATGCCGATCGATTCATCCAAATTCTTTGACTCCATCCGCGTCAAGCCGCGAGGCAAGCAGGAAGCGAAGCCGCGCGAGACCGTGGTCAATTGCGAATGGGCCGACTGCCAGAACAAGGGTACGCACCGCGCGCCCAAGGGCCGCGAGAATTCGCGCGAGTACTGGCACTTCTGTCTCGACCACGTGCGCGAGTACAACCAGTCCTACAATTTCTTCTCCGGCATGAACGCCGACGCGGTTGCGCGCTACCAGAAGGATGCGCTGACCGGCCACCGTCCGACCTGGAAGATGGGCGCCAATGGCGGCGTCAAGAAGGGGGCGGAGGCCGAGATCGACGGTGCCTTCGATCCGTTCAGCATGTTCTCGGAGATCAACGGCCGCGCCAACTGGCGGCGCGGGCCGGAGGCCCAGCCCAAGGTCGAGACGCGCAAGGTGATGAATGCCGAGCGCAAGGCGCTCCAGGTGATGGGCCTCGGCCCCGACGCCACGCTCGCCGACGTCAAGACCAAGTACAAGGCGCTGGTGAAGCAGCACCACCCCGACGCCAACGGCGGCGACCGGTCGACCGAAGACCGTCTGATCGAGATCATCAAGGCGTATAATTATCTGAAGACGGTGGTGAAGGAGGCGTAG
- a CDS encoding citrate synthase/methylcitrate synthase has translation MNIHLTKSQIGLDGVPAAETVLSHVDGERGELIIAGEHVGTLAAKSSFEGVTARLWNGASKGTLSEADVRASLGLARQRAFARLPDLLPATRGMGIIDGFRAAVAGLRAENGLAHEATIVGAFPVIAGAQVRRAKALDPIAPDPNASHAADTLRMLRGTSPEPREVAALDAYLVTVCDHGMNASTFATRVVASTQADLFAAVTAGYCALTGPLHGGAPEPVLEMLDAIGSRERIKPWVDAALARGERLMGFGHRVYRVRDPRADVLKSAIERLSADGADLPFAGEVEAYIRDALRRKNPDRPLETNVEFFTAILLDALAIPRQAFTPIFAVARSAGWTAHAREQQRTGRLIRPSSSYVGAKPEASGD, from the coding sequence ATGAACATCCACCTCACCAAAAGCCAGATCGGACTGGACGGCGTCCCCGCCGCCGAAACCGTGCTGAGCCATGTCGATGGCGAGCGCGGCGAGCTGATCATCGCCGGCGAGCATGTCGGCACCCTCGCCGCCAAGTCGAGCTTTGAGGGCGTCACCGCCCGGCTCTGGAACGGCGCCAGCAAGGGCACGCTCAGCGAAGCCGATGTGCGGGCCAGCCTCGGGTTGGCCCGCCAGCGCGCCTTCGCCCGGCTGCCGGATCTGCTGCCGGCCACGCGCGGCATGGGCATCATCGACGGGTTTCGCGCGGCGGTCGCGGGCCTTCGCGCCGAGAACGGGCTCGCGCATGAAGCAACCATCGTCGGTGCGTTTCCGGTGATTGCCGGCGCGCAGGTTCGGCGGGCCAAAGCACTCGACCCAATTGCGCCGGATCCGAACGCGAGCCATGCCGCCGATACGCTTCGGATGTTGCGCGGCACTTCGCCCGAGCCGCGCGAGGTCGCGGCGCTGGACGCCTATCTCGTCACGGTTTGCGATCACGGCATGAACGCCTCGACCTTCGCCACGCGCGTGGTGGCGTCGACGCAAGCCGATTTGTTCGCCGCGGTTACCGCCGGCTATTGCGCGCTGACCGGCCCCCTGCATGGCGGTGCGCCGGAGCCGGTGCTGGAAATGCTCGATGCGATCGGCTCGCGCGAACGGATCAAGCCCTGGGTCGATGCGGCGCTGGCGCGCGGCGAGCGGCTGATGGGTTTTGGCCATCGCGTCTATCGCGTGCGCGATCCGCGCGCCGACGTGCTCAAGTCGGCGATCGAGCGGCTTTCCGCCGACGGCGCCGACCTGCCCTTCGCCGGCGAGGTCGAGGCCTATATCCGGGATGCCTTGCGCAGGAAGAATCCGGACCGGCCGCTGGAGACCAATGTCGAGTTCTTCACGGCGATCCTGCTCGACGCGCTCGCGATCCCGCGTCAGGCCTTTACGCCGATCTTCGCGGTGGCGCGCAGCGCAGGCTGGACCGCGCATGCCCGCGAGCAGCAGCGGACCGGGCGGCTGATCCGGCCGAGCTCGTCCTATGTCGGGGCGAAGCCGGAAGCTTCCGGCGATTAG
- a CDS encoding citrate synthase family protein: MKNPPELYLSAREAAAELAISPATLYAYVSRGLIRSEPTSDSRKNRYRAEDVRALKERRVPSPEPRGLRSFDADLPVMETEISTITEDGPIYRGVNCVDLAENDTLEHAATLLWDVSGVDPFAPDNRPEISDEMRAIGEAARRAAPIDRAIAVLALATSADPRAFTRAPDGRAMVGARIVRLLVATMLNAEPSAEPLHQQIARVWASDNKHASDLIRRTLVLLAEHELNASTFTARCAASTGLNLYDSVIAGLAALKGPKHGGAGVLASQLVKTLVDRDVEPMVRERVALGERFAGFGHGVYKRGDPRAQSLLNALARAGAPRKFTREVPERIADATGEFVNIDYVLAVLVHALRLPAGSELALFAMARSVGWIAHASEQLQFGKLIRPRARYVGPAPGRRMAAADTKS; this comes from the coding sequence ATGAAAAATCCTCCGGAGCTGTACCTCTCCGCCCGGGAGGCCGCGGCCGAGCTCGCGATCTCGCCGGCCACGCTCTACGCCTATGTCAGCCGCGGTCTGATCCGCTCGGAGCCGACGTCGGATTCGCGCAAGAACCGCTATCGCGCCGAGGACGTCCGCGCCCTCAAGGAGCGCCGCGTCCCGTCGCCGGAGCCGCGCGGTTTGCGCAGTTTCGATGCCGACCTGCCGGTGATGGAAACGGAAATTTCGACCATCACCGAGGACGGCCCGATCTATCGCGGTGTGAACTGCGTCGACCTCGCCGAGAACGACACGCTGGAGCACGCGGCGACACTGCTCTGGGATGTCTCCGGCGTCGATCCGTTTGCACCTGACAATCGTCCCGAGATTTCCGACGAGATGCGCGCGATCGGCGAAGCTGCGCGCCGTGCCGCGCCGATCGACCGCGCCATCGCGGTGCTGGCGCTGGCAACCAGCGCCGACCCGCGCGCCTTCACCCGCGCCCCCGATGGCCGCGCCATGGTCGGCGCGCGCATCGTACGGCTGCTGGTTGCCACCATGCTCAATGCCGAGCCGTCGGCCGAGCCGCTGCATCAGCAGATCGCGCGCGTCTGGGCGTCTGACAACAAGCATGCATCGGATCTGATCCGCCGCACGCTGGTGCTGCTGGCCGAGCACGAGCTGAATGCATCGACCTTCACGGCGCGCTGCGCGGCGTCGACTGGTCTCAATCTCTATGACTCCGTCATCGCCGGCCTCGCCGCGCTGAAAGGGCCCAAGCACGGCGGCGCCGGCGTGCTGGCCTCGCAGCTCGTCAAGACGCTGGTCGATCGCGACGTCGAGCCGATGGTGCGCGAGCGCGTCGCGCTCGGCGAGCGTTTCGCCGGCTTCGGCCACGGCGTCTACAAGCGCGGCGATCCGCGTGCCCAATCGCTGCTGAATGCCCTGGCGCGCGCCGGCGCGCCGCGCAAATTCACTAGGGAAGTGCCGGAGCGGATCGCGGACGCGACCGGCGAGTTCGTCAATATCGACTATGTCCTCGCGGTGCTCGTGCACGCCCTGCGACTGCCGGCCGGCAGCGAGCTCGCACTGTTCGCGATGGCGCGCAGCGTCGGCTGGATCGCGCATGCCAGCGAGCAATTGCAGTTCGGAAAGCTGATCCGGCCACGGGCGCGTTATGTTGGGCCAGCGCCGGGGCGGAGGATGGCGGCTGCCGATACGAAGAGCTGA
- a CDS encoding DedA family protein, with translation MTSFLDPFISFVSAHAWLAYLTLFLAALLEAVPVVGSVVPGSTIILALSALVPGGELRLGWVLLAAALGAVLGDGSAYWIGHKQQREILNTWPLTNYPRVIAESESFFQRFGTWAVFFARFVPPIRAFVPVTAGALGMQPARFYAVNIPAILVWAPAHVLPGVLAVSALHEYAGLHHHEHVGKHIWMFTVAGVAIVLGLAIWTIRRRHGSGIAAAKPRG, from the coding sequence GTGACGTCCTTCCTCGATCCCTTCATTTCGTTCGTTTCGGCCCATGCATGGCTGGCTTACCTGACCCTGTTCCTGGCAGCGCTTCTCGAAGCCGTTCCGGTCGTGGGCTCGGTGGTCCCCGGCTCGACCATCATCCTGGCGCTGAGCGCCCTGGTTCCGGGCGGGGAGCTGAGGCTCGGCTGGGTGCTACTGGCGGCGGCCCTCGGCGCGGTCCTGGGAGACGGCTCGGCCTACTGGATCGGGCACAAGCAGCAACGCGAGATCCTCAACACCTGGCCGCTGACGAACTATCCCCGCGTGATCGCCGAGAGCGAGAGCTTCTTCCAGCGCTTCGGCACCTGGGCTGTATTCTTCGCTCGCTTCGTGCCGCCGATCCGCGCCTTCGTGCCGGTCACCGCGGGCGCGCTCGGCATGCAGCCCGCGCGCTTCTACGCGGTGAACATCCCCGCGATCCTGGTCTGGGCACCGGCCCATGTGCTGCCGGGCGTGCTGGCGGTCTCCGCCCTGCACGAATATGCCGGGCTGCATCATCATGAGCATGTCGGAAAGCATATCTGGATGTTCACCGTCGCCGGCGTCGCCATCGTCCTGGGCCTCGCGATCTGGACCATCCGCCGCCGGCACGGCAGCGGGATAGCTGCGGCCAAGCCGCGGGGTTAG
- the cobS gene encoding cobaltochelatase subunit CobS: MTTAALSKVEEVSGMPDMKVSVRQVFGIDSDLEVPAYSEVDPHVPEVDSDYRFDRATTLAILAGFAKNRRVMVTGYHGTGKSTHIEQVAARLNWPCVRVNLDSHISRIDLVGKDSIVVKDGKQVTEFRDGILPWALQNNVALVFDEYDAGRPDVMFVIQRVLEVSGRLTLLDQNKVIKPHPAFRLFSTANTVGLGDTSGLYHGTQQINQGQMDRWSIVTTLNYLGHDEEVEIVLAKAKHYRTQEGRDIVNKMVRLADLTRNAFANGDLSTVMSPRTVITWAENSEIFGDIGFAFRVTFLNKCDELERPLVAEFYQRCFNAELPESAVNVALS; the protein is encoded by the coding sequence ATGACGACCGCCGCCCTGTCCAAAGTTGAGGAAGTTTCCGGTATGCCCGACATGAAGGTGTCGGTCCGCCAGGTGTTCGGGATCGACAGCGATCTCGAAGTGCCGGCCTATTCCGAAGTCGATCCTCATGTACCGGAAGTTGATTCCGACTACCGCTTCGACCGCGCCACCACGCTCGCCATTCTCGCCGGCTTCGCCAAGAACCGCCGCGTGATGGTGACCGGCTATCACGGCACCGGCAAATCCACCCACATCGAGCAGGTCGCCGCGCGGCTGAACTGGCCCTGCGTGCGCGTCAACCTCGACAGCCACATCAGCCGTATCGATCTCGTCGGCAAGGACTCGATCGTGGTCAAGGACGGCAAGCAGGTCACCGAATTCCGCGACGGCATTTTGCCCTGGGCGCTGCAGAACAACGTCGCGCTGGTGTTCGACGAATACGACGCCGGCCGCCCGGACGTGATGTTCGTGATCCAGCGCGTGCTGGAGGTCTCCGGCCGCCTGACCCTGCTCGACCAGAACAAGGTGATCAAGCCGCATCCGGCGTTCCGCCTGTTCTCGACCGCCAACACGGTCGGCCTCGGCGACACCTCGGGCCTGTATCACGGCACCCAGCAGATCAACCAGGGCCAGATGGACCGCTGGTCGATCGTCACCACGTTGAACTATCTCGGCCATGACGAGGAAGTGGAGATCGTGCTCGCCAAGGCGAAGCACTATCGCACCCAGGAGGGCCGTGACATCGTCAACAAGATGGTCCGCCTTGCCGACCTCACCCGCAACGCCTTCGCCAATGGCGACCTGTCGACGGTGATGAGCCCGCGCACGGTGATCACCTGGGCGGAAAACTCTGAGATCTTCGGCGATATCGGCTTCGCCTTCCGCGTCACCTTCCTCAACAAGTGCGACGAGCTCGAGCGTCCCCTGGTCGCCGAGTTCTATCAGCGCTGCTTCAACGCGGAGCTGCCGGAATCGGCAGTCAACGTGGCGCTCTCCTGA